The Aquiluna sp. KACHI24 genome contains a region encoding:
- the tyrS gene encoding tyrosine--tRNA ligase gives MATAETLAAQANDPSFAHIIDELKWRGLLALSTDETELRKQLEKPTTYYCGFDPTAPSLHLGNLVQLLTMRRLQLAGHNPLALVGGATGLIGDPKPTAERTLNSKETVAAWVEKLAAQTARFLDYSGSNPARLVNNLDWTSGYSAIDLLREIGKHFRVGKMLSKDAVSARLNSESGISYTEFSYQILQGLDFLELYRRYDCVMQSGGSDQWGNLTAGSDLIHKVEGKSVHLIATPLITNSDGKKFGKSEGNAIWLDSDLTSPYAMYQFWLNTDDADVIDRLKVFTFLTKTEIDDLAEQVRDEPFKREAQRRLALEVTELVHSKAQAEAARDASLALFGAGELRNLDQEVLRDALSELPSAIVREGDSVVSALVSTGLCESNGAARRAIAQGAVSVNKVKIDHEEAILSDFLVGGMAVLARGKKTLAALFLAK, from the coding sequence GTGGCAACCGCTGAAACACTGGCCGCTCAGGCAAACGACCCCAGCTTCGCTCACATCATCGATGAATTGAAGTGGCGAGGCTTACTTGCGCTGAGCACCGACGAAACTGAGTTGCGCAAGCAGCTTGAAAAACCAACCACTTATTACTGCGGGTTCGATCCCACCGCCCCCTCTCTACACCTCGGAAACTTGGTGCAGCTGCTTACCATGCGCCGGCTTCAACTGGCTGGACACAATCCACTCGCACTCGTGGGTGGTGCTACCGGTCTCATTGGCGACCCAAAGCCAACTGCCGAGCGCACTCTGAATTCAAAGGAAACCGTTGCGGCCTGGGTCGAGAAGCTTGCAGCGCAAACCGCGAGGTTTTTGGACTACTCGGGATCAAACCCCGCTCGGCTGGTGAATAATCTCGACTGGACCAGTGGCTACAGTGCAATCGATTTGTTGAGAGAGATCGGCAAACACTTCCGCGTCGGCAAAATGCTCTCCAAGGATGCGGTTTCAGCCAGACTCAATTCAGAAAGTGGAATCAGCTACACGGAGTTCAGCTATCAGATTTTGCAGGGTTTGGATTTCTTGGAGCTCTACCGGCGCTACGACTGCGTTATGCAATCCGGTGGTTCAGACCAGTGGGGTAACTTAACCGCTGGCAGCGACTTGATTCACAAGGTTGAGGGCAAGAGCGTGCATCTGATTGCAACTCCGCTGATCACCAACTCTGATGGGAAGAAGTTTGGCAAGAGTGAGGGTAATGCAATCTGGCTCGACTCTGACCTAACTAGCCCTTATGCCATGTACCAGTTCTGGCTGAACACCGATGATGCAGATGTAATCGATCGGTTGAAGGTTTTCACCTTCCTCACCAAAACCGAGATCGACGACCTTGCTGAGCAGGTGAGGGATGAGCCGTTCAAGCGAGAGGCCCAGCGTCGTCTAGCTCTCGAGGTCACTGAACTAGTGCACTCCAAAGCCCAGGCCGAGGCGGCTCGCGATGCGTCCCTCGCACTATTTGGTGCTGGGGAACTTCGCAATCTGGATCAGGAAGTGCTGCGGGATGCCCTGAGTGAACTTCCCTCCGCAATCGTTCGCGAGGGTGATTCGGTTGTTTCCGCCCTGGTTTCGACCGGACTATGTGAAAGCAACGGTGCTGCCAGGAGGGCTATTGCCCAGGGTGCAGTGTCAGTCAACAAGGTGAAGATCGATCACGAGGAAGCAATTTTGAGTGATTTTCTTGTGGGGGGCATGGCGGTTTTGGCTCGCGGGAAGAAAACCCTCGCGGCACTTTTCCTTGCAAAATAG
- a CDS encoding HAD-IIA family hydrolase, whose amino-acid sequence MAALVDSYDSVLFDLDGVVYLGSKAVPHAVESVNRVKAQGLKIGFVTNNSSRRPEVIADQLVALGIDTNPAEIVGSAKAGAKMLVDRIPRGAKVLVVGGEGLSFEVQALGFEVVASAADSPAAVIQGFSPDVGWRQLAEAAYAIQRGAIWLATNQDWTIPREDGIAPGNGTLVSAVHTAVGILPDFAGKPFAPIYQAAMEQLGIARPLFVGDRLDTDIKGAVNFGIDSACVMTGVATRKELISAKPDERPTFVISDLRELFVDYSEPKQTKRGFELRKSSVELLGNKVVSVDGDPKSIDTLRCACKVVWSSQVPIYGLDVEPALYS is encoded by the coding sequence GTGGCCGCGCTCGTTGATTCTTACGACTCCGTACTCTTTGATCTCGATGGAGTGGTCTATTTGGGATCCAAGGCCGTGCCTCACGCTGTTGAATCCGTGAATCGCGTCAAGGCTCAAGGCCTCAAGATTGGCTTTGTCACCAATAACTCTTCCCGGAGGCCTGAAGTAATTGCCGACCAGTTGGTCGCTTTGGGTATTGACACCAATCCGGCGGAGATTGTTGGCTCGGCGAAGGCCGGGGCGAAGATGCTAGTCGATCGCATCCCTCGGGGAGCCAAGGTCTTGGTTGTCGGCGGCGAGGGCCTCTCCTTTGAAGTCCAAGCCTTAGGTTTTGAAGTGGTCGCCTCTGCAGCTGATTCTCCTGCTGCAGTGATCCAAGGGTTTTCTCCAGATGTTGGATGGCGCCAGCTTGCAGAAGCCGCGTATGCGATCCAGCGAGGAGCTATCTGGTTGGCTACCAATCAAGACTGGACCATTCCTCGAGAAGATGGAATTGCCCCTGGTAATGGAACCTTGGTTTCGGCCGTTCATACCGCAGTTGGAATACTTCCCGACTTTGCAGGTAAACCTTTTGCACCCATCTACCAAGCGGCTATGGAGCAACTTGGTATTGCGCGTCCACTATTCGTCGGTGATCGTTTGGACACCGACATTAAGGGTGCGGTGAATTTTGGCATCGATTCGGCCTGTGTGATGACTGGAGTCGCCACCAGGAAAGAGTTAATTTCCGCGAAGCCTGATGAGCGGCCAACATTTGTAATCTCAGATCTCAGGGAGCTGTTCGTGGACTACTCCGAGCCAAAGCAAACCAAACGTGGATTTGAACTCAGAAAAAGCAGCGTTGAACTGCTGGGCAACAAAGTGGTTTCGGTCGATGGAGATCCAAAGTCGATTGACACGCTTCGCTGCGCCTGCAAGGTAGTCTGGTCAAGTCAGGTGCCAATCTACGGTCTCGATGTTGAGCCGGCCCTTTACAGTTAG
- the argF gene encoding ornithine carbamoyltransferase: MTRHFLKDDDITPAEQAEILELAIALKKDPYSEKVFAGPKTVALIFDKTSTRTRVSFSVGVSDLGGVPLVMDSGTSQLGAKESVADTARVLERQVAQIVWRTYAQSGLEEMAQHSRVPVINSLSDSWHPCQLLADLMTIREHFGHTDGVKIAYIGDAANNMGNSYLIACAMAGMHVSIGAPARYQPDVEVVRRAQEIAKQFGSVIEVHERPEDAVRHAHVVATDTWVSMGMEKEKQKRIKMFADYTVTNRLLELADPSVIFLHCLPAYRGYEVAADVIDGPRSFIWEEAENRLHAQKALMVWLDRQQKLGK, encoded by the coding sequence ATGACTAGGCACTTCCTAAAAGACGATGACATCACCCCAGCCGAGCAGGCCGAGATTCTCGAGCTCGCTATCGCCTTGAAAAAGGACCCCTACAGTGAAAAAGTCTTCGCTGGACCGAAGACTGTCGCGCTCATTTTTGATAAGACATCCACCCGCACCCGAGTCTCCTTCTCCGTTGGAGTGTCAGACCTCGGGGGAGTGCCACTAGTGATGGACTCCGGTACTTCCCAGCTCGGTGCCAAGGAGTCGGTAGCTGATACAGCGCGAGTGCTTGAGCGTCAGGTTGCTCAGATTGTTTGGCGCACCTACGCCCAGTCGGGCCTTGAGGAGATGGCGCAGCACTCCCGAGTGCCGGTCATTAACTCACTAAGCGATAGTTGGCACCCCTGCCAGTTGCTGGCCGATTTGATGACAATCCGCGAGCACTTTGGTCACACCGATGGCGTGAAGATTGCCTACATCGGCGATGCGGCAAACAACATGGGCAACAGCTACTTGATTGCCTGTGCCATGGCCGGCATGCACGTATCAATTGGCGCTCCTGCGCGTTATCAACCAGACGTCGAAGTGGTTAGGCGCGCTCAGGAGATCGCCAAGCAGTTTGGGTCAGTCATCGAAGTGCACGAGCGTCCCGAGGATGCTGTGCGTCATGCTCACGTTGTTGCAACCGACACCTGGGTTTCCATGGGCATGGAAAAAGAGAAGCAAAAGCGAATCAAGATGTTCGCGGACTACACGGTGACCAACCGACTGCTCGAACTGGCCGACCCTTCGGTGATCTTCCTGCACTGCTTGCCTGCGTATCGCGGATACGAGGTGGCCGCTGATGTCATAGACGGTCCGCGGTCATTTATTTGGGAAGAGGCGGAGAATCGCCTGCATGCTCAAAAGGCTCTGATGGTCTGGCTGGATCGTCAACAAAAACTGGGCAAGTAA
- a CDS encoding TlyA family RNA methyltransferase, whose protein sequence is MGERLDIELVLRGLARSRSQAAQLIDAGRVSVNGRPVAKPSQKIQPTDQVDLSAGVDYVSRAGAKLAFALTEFGIEVPPTVLDAGASTGGFTQVLLDRGAQEVLAIDVGHGQLVSELANDARVRNIEGVNLRDLTPDELTQIIGHQPSIGLVVADLSFISITLVLENLAGLAPSAPMVILVKPQFEVGKHSLNASGVVTDWRERARALTQVVDFSYSIGYSVKALAQSPVLGTHGNVEYLLWIVSDESTYREQWSEEIIQLAKRVK, encoded by the coding sequence GTGGGAGAGCGCCTAGACATAGAACTTGTGCTCAGGGGGCTCGCGCGTTCACGTTCGCAAGCAGCCCAACTCATTGACGCGGGAAGGGTCAGCGTAAACGGCAGGCCAGTGGCAAAGCCCTCCCAAAAAATTCAGCCCACTGACCAAGTTGACCTCAGTGCTGGGGTCGATTACGTATCTAGGGCAGGTGCCAAGCTTGCGTTTGCGCTGACAGAGTTCGGTATTGAGGTTCCACCAACAGTTCTCGATGCCGGTGCGTCCACCGGGGGATTTACTCAAGTTCTGCTTGACCGAGGTGCCCAAGAGGTACTCGCCATCGACGTGGGGCACGGACAGTTGGTTTCTGAGCTCGCTAATGATGCGAGGGTGAGAAACATCGAGGGCGTAAATCTGCGAGACCTGACTCCTGATGAGCTAACCCAAATTATCGGGCATCAACCATCCATAGGTTTAGTAGTCGCTGACCTCAGCTTCATATCAATCACTTTGGTTCTTGAAAACCTGGCTGGTCTGGCTCCATCAGCCCCGATGGTGATTTTGGTCAAACCTCAGTTCGAGGTCGGAAAGCATTCGTTGAATGCGTCCGGAGTTGTGACTGACTGGCGTGAAAGAGCCAGAGCGCTTACTCAAGTGGTCGACTTTAGCTACTCGATTGGATACTCAGTTAAGGCACTGGCTCAATCTCCTGTATTGGGAACCCATGGAAACGTGGAGTATCTGCTGTGGATAGTTTCCGATGAGTCCACTTATCGGGAACAATGGAGTGAAGAAATTATTCAGCTGGCGAAGAGGGTGAAATGA
- the argB gene encoding acetylglutamate kinase, giving the protein MIPANQDQALAQIKAQTLIESLDWLREFHGKIMVVKFGGNAMVDAGLQQAFAQDMAYLRFVGIRPVVVHGGGPQITARLAEMGIQSEFRHGFRYTDEQTISVVRDVLRNQVSASLAAMIESAGANAVVLSGEDDDLFKAEKVTAKTPAGEVDLGLVGEVRTVNPRAVLAALERGSIPVISTVAPTVFGELLNVNADLAAASLAVALGAEKIMVLTDVAGLYADWPNLDSLVSEITSSELRELLPRLESGMIPKMQACLAAVDGGVPKAHVIDGRQPHSILLEIFTKAGVGTQVTR; this is encoded by the coding sequence ATGATTCCTGCCAACCAAGACCAAGCCCTTGCTCAAATCAAGGCCCAGACTCTCATCGAATCGCTCGATTGGTTGCGCGAGTTTCACGGCAAGATCATGGTGGTGAAGTTTGGCGGTAACGCCATGGTTGATGCAGGGCTGCAACAGGCGTTTGCCCAAGACATGGCGTATTTACGCTTTGTTGGGATCCGGCCAGTCGTGGTTCACGGTGGTGGGCCCCAGATAACGGCGAGGTTGGCAGAAATGGGGATTCAGAGCGAATTCCGTCACGGTTTCCGCTACACCGATGAGCAGACCATCAGCGTGGTGCGGGATGTGCTTCGCAATCAGGTGAGTGCTTCCTTGGCCGCCATGATCGAATCCGCCGGAGCGAATGCGGTCGTGCTCTCGGGTGAGGACGATGACTTATTCAAGGCCGAAAAGGTCACCGCGAAGACTCCAGCTGGTGAAGTTGATTTAGGTCTTGTCGGTGAGGTCAGGACGGTCAATCCTCGTGCTGTGCTGGCGGCACTTGAACGCGGCAGTATTCCAGTTATCTCCACCGTCGCGCCCACTGTTTTCGGAGAGTTACTGAACGTAAATGCCGATCTCGCGGCTGCCTCGCTTGCGGTGGCGCTGGGTGCCGAGAAGATCATGGTGCTCACCGACGTAGCGGGCCTATACGCAGATTGGCCAAACTTGGATTCTTTGGTTTCGGAGATCACATCCAGTGAGTTGCGAGAGCTGCTGCCTCGCTTAGAGAGCGGCATGATTCCTAAAATGCAGGCTTGCCTGGCCGCAGTGGATGGCGGAGTTCCAAAGGCTCACGTCATTGATGGCCGGCAGCCACACAGTATCCTGCTGGAGATCTTCACAAAAGCAGGCGTTGGCACCCAGGTCACGAGGTAG
- the argJ gene encoding bifunctional glutamate N-acetyltransferase/amino-acid acetyltransferase ArgJ gives MSVTFASGFLASGVACGLKSSGNKDVALVVNQGPLKAAAAVFTTNRAKANPILWSQEVIKDGQVEAILLNSGGANCYTGAQGFQTTHESAELVAKALEVAAGDVLVCSTGLIGEQLDRVKLYAGVHDAISTLSDSGGEAASLAIMTTDSIPKRAQRQGDGYRIGGMAKGAGMLAPGLATMLVVITTDAVMTSKDLDAALREATRLSFDRLDSDGCMSTNDQVSLMASGASAVKPDFAEFSALLTELCKDLAIQLLEDAEGASHSIHIQVQGADSESDAVEVGRSIARNNLFKAAIYGNDPNWGRILAAIGTTNAKFDPYNIDVTINGVMVSSQGGPKEDRNLVDFSDKRVDLVVNLNSGDSEATIVTNDLTHAYVTENSAYSS, from the coding sequence ATGAGTGTGACATTTGCCAGTGGGTTCTTAGCATCCGGTGTCGCCTGTGGTCTGAAGTCATCTGGGAACAAGGACGTGGCGTTGGTCGTGAACCAGGGCCCCCTTAAAGCTGCAGCAGCTGTTTTCACGACTAATCGCGCCAAGGCTAACCCAATACTTTGGTCTCAAGAGGTCATCAAAGATGGTCAGGTAGAGGCGATTCTTTTGAACTCAGGTGGTGCAAATTGCTACACCGGTGCACAGGGTTTCCAGACCACGCATGAATCGGCCGAACTGGTAGCAAAAGCTCTCGAGGTGGCGGCCGGTGATGTCCTAGTTTGCTCAACGGGTTTGATCGGCGAGCAGCTTGACCGAGTGAAGCTGTACGCAGGGGTCCACGATGCAATTTCCACTCTTTCTGACAGTGGCGGTGAGGCTGCATCTTTGGCAATCATGACTACCGACTCCATTCCCAAACGCGCTCAGCGCCAGGGCGATGGTTATCGCATCGGTGGGATGGCAAAGGGAGCTGGAATGCTCGCCCCCGGGTTGGCAACAATGCTTGTGGTTATCACCACCGATGCGGTCATGACCTCGAAGGATCTCGATGCCGCCTTGCGCGAGGCAACCAGATTGAGCTTTGACCGACTTGATTCGGACGGCTGCATGTCAACGAACGATCAGGTTAGCCTGATGGCGTCTGGTGCCTCCGCGGTCAAGCCTGATTTTGCTGAATTCAGCGCTTTGTTGACAGAGCTGTGTAAAGACCTTGCGATCCAACTTCTCGAGGATGCCGAGGGCGCCAGCCACTCGATTCACATCCAAGTGCAGGGAGCTGATTCCGAGTCGGACGCGGTGGAGGTCGGCCGCTCAATTGCCAGAAACAATCTTTTCAAAGCTGCAATTTACGGCAACGACCCGAATTGGGGTCGAATCCTGGCAGCAATCGGCACTACAAATGCAAAGTTCGACCCCTACAACATAGATGTAACCATCAACGGGGTTATGGTCTCTTCACAGGGCGGACCTAAGGAAGACCGTAACTTAGTTGATTTCTCAGATAAGAGAGTCGACTTGGTTGTAAACCTCAACTCAGGCGACTCTGAGGCGACCATTGTCACTAACGATTTGACTCACGCCTACGTAACCGAGAACAGCGCATACTCCAGCTAA
- the argH gene encoding argininosuccinate lyase: protein MAQTNDALWGGRFAAGPDDALAALSKSTHFDWRLATYDLAGTRAHLVALQAAGYLDSDEFRILTDACHELEKRVRSGSFLPKPSEEDVHAALERGLMEIAGADLAGKVRAGRSRNDQIATLIRSYLLDAAEVIEAQLLDYLEALATQAEAHVGVAMPGRTHFQHAQPVLLSHHLLAHAWPMVRNLQRLENWRSRAKLSPYGAGALAGNTLGLDPKLVASELGFVGTTENSMDATSSRDVVAEFQFVATLIAVDLSRFAEEIVIWSSYEFDYIKLDDAYSTGSSIMPQKKNPDIAELARGKAGRVIGNLAGLLATMKGLPLSYNRDLQEDKEPVFDSVDTLLLVLPAFTGMVRTLTFNTARLEALAPMGYSLATDVAEWLVKKGVPFRVAHEITGALVKECEGLGIELADASDELLAKVSPLLDGSVREVTSVGAAIAGRDGAGGTALSQVLEQLLAIRKLAPRRDA from the coding sequence ATGGCACAGACAAACGATGCACTTTGGGGCGGCAGGTTCGCCGCTGGCCCCGATGACGCCTTGGCCGCACTGAGTAAGTCAACTCATTTCGACTGGCGGTTGGCCACATATGACTTGGCTGGCACTCGCGCTCACCTGGTAGCGCTGCAAGCAGCTGGGTATCTCGATTCGGATGAATTCAGGATTCTGACCGATGCCTGCCACGAGCTTGAAAAACGAGTGCGTTCCGGGTCATTCCTCCCAAAGCCCTCCGAAGAGGACGTACATGCAGCACTTGAGCGCGGGCTCATGGAGATTGCAGGAGCTGATCTCGCAGGCAAAGTACGTGCCGGAAGATCCAGAAATGATCAGATTGCTACCCTGATCCGCTCCTACCTATTAGATGCGGCTGAGGTTATCGAAGCTCAGCTTTTGGATTACCTAGAGGCTTTGGCAACTCAGGCTGAGGCTCATGTTGGTGTTGCGATGCCAGGTCGGACTCATTTCCAGCATGCTCAACCGGTGCTGCTGTCTCATCACTTATTGGCACATGCCTGGCCCATGGTCAGAAATCTGCAGCGATTGGAAAACTGGCGGTCGCGAGCAAAGCTGTCGCCATATGGCGCCGGTGCGTTGGCTGGTAACACACTAGGTCTTGACCCAAAGCTGGTTGCCAGCGAACTCGGCTTTGTTGGAACCACCGAGAACAGCATGGATGCGACCTCGTCTAGAGATGTGGTTGCCGAGTTTCAGTTTGTGGCTACCTTGATTGCGGTGGATCTATCTCGCTTTGCTGAGGAGATCGTGATTTGGTCGAGCTATGAATTTGATTACATCAAGTTGGATGATGCGTATTCGACCGGCTCTTCGATCATGCCGCAAAAGAAGAACCCTGACATTGCAGAGCTGGCCAGAGGTAAAGCTGGCAGAGTAATTGGAAACCTGGCCGGCCTGTTGGCCACCATGAAGGGTTTGCCGCTGAGTTACAACCGTGATTTGCAGGAGGACAAGGAGCCGGTATTCGACTCCGTAGACACCCTGCTGCTGGTGCTTCCCGCTTTCACTGGAATGGTGCGGACCCTGACTTTCAACACCGCAAGGCTCGAGGCGCTAGCACCGATGGGCTACTCCTTGGCGACGGATGTTGCCGAGTGGTTGGTGAAGAAGGGTGTGCCATTCCGTGTGGCTCACGAGATTACCGGTGCATTGGTAAAGGAGTGCGAAGGGCTTGGTATCGAGCTTGCCGATGCTTCGGATGAGCTGTTGGCAAAGGTCTCGCCGCTACTTGATGGCTCAGTGCGTGAGGTGACCAGCGTTGGTGCAGCCATTGCAGGTCGCGATGGTGCCGGCGGAACAGCGCTATCCCAGGTTCTTGAGCAGTTGCTCGCAATAAGAAAGCTTGCTCCGAGAAGGGACGCATAA